A stretch of the Paenibacillus dendritiformis genome encodes the following:
- a CDS encoding type I polyketide synthase — MSVSSGSEYTGSEIAVIGMSGRFPGAKNLREYWDNLCSAKESISFFSEEELLEAGIDPDTVRHPNFVKAKGMLDDIEYFDPEFFDYTPREAEVMDPQFRLLHECSWEALEQAGYDPKTYRGAIGLYTGAAFNSHWFMRAFKGLGTAEESATLETAMLNLRDYMATLVSYKLNLKGPSFTVQTACSTSLVAVHLACQGLLSGECSMALAGGVSIQLPKKNGYFYQEGMINSPDGHCRAFDEQAAGTVFGDGAGIVLLKPLEDALADGDHIFAVIKGSAINNDGNRKVGYTAPSTQGQVSVIRAAHHVAEVEPESISYIEAHGTGTTLGDPIEIEALKTAFQTEKKGYCGIGSAKSNIGHLNNAAGVAGFIKTVLALANKQLPPTLHYERPNPKIDFENSPFYVNDRLREWTSVGGPLRAGVSSFGIGGTNAHVVLEEAPPPAASSPGRAAQLIALSAKTEASLERLTKRMARHLEEHPDICLADMAYTLHVGRAAFPHRRTLVCSSAEEAAARLGQPDGADVQSGIAAADDKPVVFMFSGQGSQYAGMGRELYEREPVFRAEADRCFELMPDAIGKQVKQVLYPSGEEADAEASGLINRTDIAQPVIFTVEYALAKLMMDWGVRPQAMIGHSIGEYAAACLAGVFPLEDAIRLVTLRGQLMQSLPGGVMLSVPLSEQEVMPLLSGGLSLAAVNAPSMCVVSGTQEAVEALAANLEKEGHACRRLHTSHAFHSAMMDPILERYEQEVGRLALQPPRIPFISNVTGTWIRDEEAVSPAYWARHLRGTVRFAAGLATLFAEIDAAYAEVGGGNALTAFARRQTEAAGERVLVNLLRHPQQTASDVAHLLHQVGRLWNAGVTFDWARFYGEEQRNRIPLPTYPFDRRRFWIEEEGIRIVHAGSAAESAGPSGEAAPAFRRETARGTAEPRNALEETLAGIWRNLFGIEEIGIYDDFFELGGHSLKATSLIAKIHKELDAELALSDIFNMPTISALARHIEQMEKNQYFAISPAEPKPYYQVSSAQKRTFLIHQQIGDVTTYNMPMALLVHGRADAERFEQTFIQLIHRHENMRTSFHMVDGEPMQKIHETFSFAIERLEADEQEMNKIVRRFIRPFDLGQAPLIRASFVKLGPEKHVLLVDMHNIVSDGASMNVFIKEFSDLYAGKDLPPLRIQYKDYAEWQHRLLEGDMIRKQEEYWMSQFRGDIPALNMPTDFERPEFQSFVGRAHKLTLPKETAERLNALAKSRNVTINVLLFHLYTLVLHHYTGQRDLTVGSLVAGRRHADVEPLIGMFTNFLPIRVSFEENRTILEQLHALNNTMMNAYENQDYPFDRMVEKLSAKLPRGRNPLFDTMMIFHNEFDGNPVLKAEGLAFENYNITKGISKLDFKLDIGVADDGGLLCVMQYNTALFVEDTIAGLMRHFVELMDVALADPERKLGEIRLLSEEEQSELAAKRRHPEPERTFAVAAASTFTADPIRPYIKWWGEQFGLRLDVYFAPYHQVFQELLNPDSALSSEGDAGLLLVRFEDWLRDDRSPEDQQIKKLERAFSDLAQALSVRKGARPLFAGVFPVSGSLGASAVMTSYLEELTDRWKRELEAKEHVQVIDFREVGGMFGVGQIDDAAADLAGHMPFTPEYYAAIGTFTARRLLAWHGHPFKVIAVDCDHTLWNGVCGEDGAEGVAVTEPYRDFQRLLLEKQREGMLLVLVSKNNDRDVWDVFERHPDMLLTKEDFAGWRINWSPKSENLRALAEELRLGLDSFILLDDSSLECSEVRSNCPEVLALQLPEEHQIPAFLRHVWALDRIRVTEDDKRRTERYRTERKRGEAREAASSLQAFLNELGIVMSIKEAHSGQLPRIAQLMQRTNQFTLNADRSMADRLPSILAQPDTACWAIEAADRFGSYGLAGAVLTRCEGSIMHLDAFLLSCRILGRGIEAAVISALKPYCLERHADEIEAVCTLTGKNEPMVAFLQSGGWRVMEETDRAVRFRHAVKDIPDSIDYIECVRNAPLPGGEEAKHADSGAPRESITGAVAGGSFEQPSWDMVLDERYPLLHRNQLLPLQYYDAARLLQLPVQNTGEGAPQRAAYRAPTNEVEAAMVQIWERVLGIGGIGIDDDFFRLGGTSLHAVRVEVEMEKQGLFANGQQLFTSRTIHQLCPLIRVSVMD, encoded by the coding sequence ATGAGCGTATCGAGCGGAAGTGAGTACACCGGATCCGAAATCGCCGTCATCGGCATGTCGGGAAGGTTCCCGGGCGCCAAAAATTTGCGGGAATATTGGGACAACCTCTGCAGCGCCAAGGAGAGCATTTCCTTTTTCAGCGAAGAGGAACTGCTGGAGGCCGGGATCGATCCGGACACGGTGCGCCATCCGAATTTTGTGAAGGCCAAAGGGATGCTGGATGACATCGAATACTTCGATCCCGAATTTTTCGATTATACCCCGCGCGAAGCGGAGGTCATGGATCCGCAATTCCGTCTTCTGCATGAATGCTCTTGGGAAGCGCTCGAACAAGCGGGCTACGATCCGAAGACGTATCGAGGAGCCATCGGGCTCTATACCGGGGCAGCCTTCAATTCCCACTGGTTCATGCGGGCGTTCAAAGGGCTGGGTACGGCGGAGGAATCCGCGACGCTGGAGACGGCGATGCTCAATCTTCGCGATTATATGGCGACCCTCGTCTCGTACAAGCTGAATTTGAAGGGGCCGAGCTTCACGGTGCAGACGGCCTGCTCCACATCGCTCGTGGCCGTGCATCTCGCCTGCCAGGGCTTGCTCAGCGGCGAATGCAGCATGGCGCTGGCCGGCGGGGTGTCGATTCAACTGCCGAAGAAAAACGGCTATTTCTATCAAGAAGGCATGATCAATTCGCCTGACGGGCACTGCCGCGCTTTTGACGAACAGGCGGCCGGCACCGTCTTTGGGGATGGGGCGGGCATCGTCCTCTTGAAGCCGCTGGAGGATGCGCTCGCGGACGGCGACCACATCTTCGCCGTCATTAAAGGCTCGGCCATCAATAATGACGGGAACCGGAAAGTGGGATATACCGCGCCCAGCACGCAGGGTCAGGTGTCCGTCATTCGAGCCGCTCATCATGTGGCGGAAGTGGAACCGGAAAGCATCAGCTACATCGAGGCGCACGGCACGGGGACGACGCTGGGCGATCCGATTGAGATCGAAGCGTTGAAAACCGCCTTTCAGACGGAAAAGAAAGGCTATTGCGGCATCGGCTCAGCCAAATCCAACATCGGACATCTGAACAACGCCGCGGGGGTGGCCGGCTTCATCAAGACGGTGCTCGCGCTGGCGAACAAACAATTGCCGCCGACGCTTCACTATGAACGGCCGAACCCGAAAATCGACTTCGAGAACAGTCCGTTCTATGTCAACGATCGCTTGAGGGAGTGGACGAGCGTCGGCGGCCCGCTGCGCGCGGGAGTCAGCTCGTTCGGCATCGGCGGAACGAACGCGCATGTCGTCCTGGAGGAGGCGCCGCCCCCGGCGGCCTCCTCCCCGGGCAGGGCGGCGCAGCTTATCGCCTTGTCCGCCAAGACGGAAGCCTCGCTTGAACGGCTGACCAAGCGAATGGCCCGGCATTTGGAAGAGCATCCGGACATATGCTTGGCCGATATGGCGTATACGCTGCACGTGGGGCGGGCGGCGTTCCCGCATCGCCGCACGCTCGTCTGCTCCAGCGCGGAAGAAGCTGCCGCCCGGCTGGGCCAGCCGGACGGTGCCGATGTCCAGAGCGGGATCGCCGCGGCGGACGACAAGCCTGTCGTCTTCATGTTCTCCGGCCAAGGCTCGCAATACGCCGGCATGGGCCGGGAACTGTACGAACGGGAGCCGGTGTTCCGCGCCGAGGCGGATCGGTGCTTCGAGCTGATGCCGGATGCAATCGGCAAGCAGGTGAAGCAGGTTCTATACCCGTCTGGCGAAGAGGCTGATGCGGAGGCTTCCGGTCTAATCAACCGGACAGACATTGCGCAGCCCGTCATCTTTACGGTCGAGTACGCGCTGGCCAAGCTGATGATGGACTGGGGAGTGCGTCCGCAGGCGATGATCGGGCACAGCATCGGCGAATATGCCGCCGCCTGCCTCGCCGGAGTCTTCCCGCTCGAGGACGCCATCCGGCTCGTCACGCTTCGCGGACAATTGATGCAGAGTCTGCCTGGCGGCGTCATGCTGAGCGTGCCTCTGAGCGAGCAAGAGGTGATGCCGCTGCTGTCCGGCGGATTGTCGCTGGCCGCGGTGAACGCGCCTTCCATGTGCGTCGTGTCGGGAACGCAGGAAGCGGTCGAGGCGCTGGCCGCCAATCTGGAGAAGGAAGGGCATGCCTGCCGGCGGCTGCATACGTCCCATGCGTTCCATTCCGCCATGATGGATCCCATCCTGGAGCGCTATGAGCAGGAGGTGGGCAGGCTGGCGCTGCAGCCGCCGCGCATCCCGTTCATTTCGAACGTGACGGGGACATGGATTCGGGATGAGGAAGCGGTAAGCCCGGCATACTGGGCGCGCCATCTGCGCGGCACGGTGCGGTTCGCCGCCGGACTCGCGACATTGTTCGCGGAGATCGATGCCGCGTATGCGGAGGTTGGCGGAGGCAACGCGCTGACCGCCTTTGCGAGGCGGCAGACGGAGGCTGCGGGGGAGCGCGTCCTGGTGAACCTGCTGCGCCATCCGCAGCAGACCGCGTCGGATGTGGCGCATCTCCTTCATCAGGTCGGACGGCTGTGGAACGCGGGCGTAACATTCGATTGGGCCCGCTTCTATGGAGAGGAGCAGAGAAACCGCATTCCGCTCCCCACCTATCCGTTCGACCGCCGGCGCTTCTGGATCGAGGAGGAAGGAATCCGCATCGTCCACGCCGGCTCCGCTGCCGAGAGCGCGGGGCCGTCCGGCGAAGCGGCTCCGGCGTTCCGGCGGGAAACTGCGCGCGGAACCGCCGAGCCCCGGAATGCGCTGGAAGAGACGTTGGCCGGCATCTGGCGGAATCTGTTCGGTATCGAGGAAATCGGGATTTACGATGATTTCTTCGAATTGGGCGGCCACTCCTTGAAGGCGACCAGTCTCATCGCCAAGATCCATAAGGAGCTCGACGCGGAGCTGGCCTTATCGGATATTTTCAACATGCCGACGATCAGCGCGCTTGCCCGGCACATCGAACAGATGGAGAAAAACCAATATTTCGCCATCTCGCCGGCGGAGCCGAAGCCGTATTATCAGGTGTCTTCCGCCCAGAAACGGACGTTCCTCATCCATCAGCAAATCGGCGACGTAACGACCTACAACATGCCGATGGCCTTATTGGTTCACGGGCGGGCCGATGCGGAGCGGTTCGAGCAAACGTTCATCCAATTGATTCACCGCCATGAAAATATGCGGACCTCGTTCCATATGGTGGACGGAGAGCCGATGCAGAAAATCCATGAAACGTTCTCGTTCGCGATCGAACGCCTCGAGGCCGATGAGCAGGAGATGAACAAAATCGTTCGCAGGTTCATCAGACCGTTCGATCTGGGCCAAGCCCCGCTGATCCGCGCTTCCTTCGTCAAGCTTGGGCCGGAGAAGCATGTGCTGCTCGTGGATATGCACAATATCGTGTCGGACGGCGCATCCATGAACGTGTTCATCAAGGAGTTCAGCGATCTGTATGCCGGCAAGGATCTCCCGCCGCTGCGGATTCAGTATAAGGATTATGCGGAATGGCAGCACCGCCTGTTGGAAGGAGACATGATTCGGAAGCAGGAGGAATATTGGATGAGCCAGTTCCGGGGCGACATCCCGGCGCTGAATATGCCGACCGACTTCGAGCGGCCCGAATTCCAATCTTTCGTCGGCAGGGCGCATAAGCTCACACTTCCGAAGGAGACGGCAGAGCGGTTGAATGCCTTGGCCAAGTCCCGCAATGTGACGATCAATGTGCTGCTGTTCCACCTGTACACCCTTGTGCTCCACCACTATACCGGCCAGCGCGATCTGACGGTCGGCTCGCTGGTCGCAGGCCGGCGGCATGCCGACGTGGAGCCGTTGATCGGCATGTTCACCAACTTTTTGCCGATACGGGTCAGCTTCGAGGAGAACCGCACCATCCTCGAGCAACTGCACGCGCTCAATAACACAATGATGAACGCGTATGAAAATCAAGACTACCCGTTCGATCGGATGGTGGAGAAATTGTCGGCCAAACTGCCGCGCGGCCGCAATCCGCTGTTCGATACGATGATGATTTTCCATAACGAATTCGACGGGAACCCGGTGCTGAAGGCCGAAGGACTCGCCTTCGAGAACTATAACATTACGAAGGGGATCTCCAAGCTCGACTTCAAGCTCGATATCGGCGTGGCGGACGACGGCGGGCTGCTCTGCGTCATGCAGTATAACACGGCCCTCTTCGTCGAAGACACGATAGCGGGGCTGATGCGGCACTTCGTCGAGCTGATGGATGTCGCGCTGGCCGATCCGGAGCGGAAGCTGGGGGAGATCCGGCTGCTCTCCGAGGAGGAACAAAGCGAACTGGCCGCCAAAAGACGGCATCCGGAGCCTGAACGCACCTTCGCCGTCGCCGCCGCCTCCACCTTCACGGCAGACCCGATCCGACCGTATATCAAATGGTGGGGCGAGCAATTCGGATTGCGACTCGACGTTTATTTTGCGCCTTATCATCAAGTGTTCCAGGAGCTTTTGAATCCGGACAGCGCGCTCTCCTCCGAGGGCGACGCGGGGTTGCTCCTCGTACGGTTCGAGGATTGGCTGCGGGATGATCGCTCGCCGGAGGACCAGCAAATCAAGAAGCTGGAGCGGGCGTTCTCCGATCTGGCGCAGGCTCTGTCTGTTAGGAAAGGCGCAAGGCCGTTGTTCGCCGGCGTGTTTCCGGTGTCGGGTTCCCTTGGGGCTTCGGCGGTCATGACGAGCTATCTGGAGGAGCTGACGGACCGGTGGAAGCGGGAGCTGGAAGCGAAGGAGCATGTCCAAGTCATCGACTTCAGAGAGGTTGGCGGGATGTTCGGCGTGGGGCAAATCGATGATGCGGCCGCCGATCTGGCTGGGCACATGCCGTTCACCCCGGAATATTACGCGGCCATCGGCACGTTCACGGCGCGCCGCCTGCTGGCCTGGCACGGACACCCGTTCAAGGTCATCGCGGTCGACTGCGACCATACGCTGTGGAATGGAGTATGCGGCGAGGACGGAGCCGAAGGAGTCGCGGTTACGGAGCCTTATCGCGATTTCCAACGGTTGCTGCTGGAGAAGCAGCGCGAAGGCATGCTGCTGGTCCTGGTCAGCAAGAATAACGACAGGGACGTGTGGGATGTTTTTGAGCGACATCCGGACATGCTGCTGACAAAAGAGGATTTCGCCGGCTGGCGCATCAACTGGAGCCCGAAATCCGAAAATCTCCGCGCGCTGGCGGAGGAGCTCCGGTTGGGTCTGGACAGCTTCATTTTGCTCGATGACAGCTCGCTGGAATGCTCGGAGGTCCGCTCGAATTGCCCGGAAGTGCTGGCGCTGCAGCTGCCGGAAGAACATCAGATCCCGGCATTTCTGCGGCATGTGTGGGCGCTGGATCGCATCCGCGTGACGGAAGACGACAAGCGAAGAACGGAGAGGTACAGAACGGAGCGCAAGCGCGGCGAAGCTCGCGAAGCCGCTTCATCGCTGCAGGCCTTTCTCAATGAGTTGGGGATCGTGATGAGCATCAAGGAGGCGCATTCCGGGCAATTGCCCCGCATCGCCCAGCTTATGCAGCGGACCAATCAATTCACGCTGAATGCGGACCGAAGCATGGCAGACCGCCTGCCGTCCATTCTGGCGCAGCCGGATACGGCATGCTGGGCCATCGAAGCCGCGGACCGGTTCGGAAGCTACGGTCTGGCCGGGGCCGTCCTTACCCGATGCGAGGGCTCCATCATGCATCTGGATGCTTTCCTCTTAAGCTGCCGCATCCTCGGAAGAGGAATCGAGGCGGCCGTAATCAGCGCATTAAAGCCGTACTGCCTTGAACGGCATGCCGATGAGATCGAAGCCGTATGCACGCTTACCGGGAAGAACGAACCGATGGTTGCCTTTTTGCAATCGGGAGGATGGCGCGTCATGGAGGAGACGGATCGGGCCGTGCGCTTCCGGCATGCGGTGAAGGATATCCCGGATTCTATCGATTATATCGAATGTGTCCGCAACGCGCCTCTTCCTGGCGGCGAGGAGGCGAAGCACGCAGACAGCGGCGCGCCACGCGAGTCAATTACCGGCGCTGTGGCCGGGGGAAGCTTCGAGCAGCCGTCATGGGACATGGTTCTCGACGAGCGCTATCCGCTGCTGCACCGGAATCAGCTGCTCCCGCTGCAATATTATGATGCGGCCCGGCTTCTCCAATTGCCGGTGCAGAACACCGGGGAAGGAGCGCCGCAGAGAGCCGCTTACCGCGCTCCGACCAACGAGGTGGAAGCGGCAATGGTGCAGATCTGGGAACGGGTGCTCGGCATCGGCGGCATCGGCATCGACGACGACTTTTTCCGGCTGGGCGGCACTTCCCTCCATGCCGTACGGGTTGAGGTGGAGATGGAAAAGCAGGGTCTCTTCGCGAACGGACAGCAATTATTCACATCCCGGACGATCCATCAATTATGCCCGCTTATTCGCGTTTCCGTTATGGATTGA
- a CDS encoding bis-aminopropyl spermidine synthase family protein, which translates to MNKEAIDSIYSQVSIKDGKKAIENILLDIYFKPGISTKEIARKTLLPLPIVAAIKKEFIKAGLIEQNRGVNCTARGMRFVEHTMGYGHLNRSLYQRLKQEQWHPEDLRGMMSKLEGVFENRPQVDVTIDQSRCTLETSMKRAVLALQHEVLIGRDIVCLGDDDLVSVSLAFLLKQLFRQNPHKSNTRIHVFEIDKRIISYVNYVAETENLPIVCYEMDFREQLPPEFLRRFDCVFTDPPYTLQGMSLFVSRGVQLLKQEIGLPIFLSFAHKSPDFALEMQREFTRMGLLVTSVLPRFNQYLGAEIIGNTSQMIVLQSTEETKESIACDYRDALYTGEVRRTIRAYECKRCSLVTEVGFQMQWQTIEQLKQKGCPSCRHDSFELIQKKNA; encoded by the coding sequence ATGAATAAAGAAGCGATCGATTCAATTTATTCCCAAGTGTCCATTAAGGATGGAAAAAAAGCGATTGAAAACATTCTTCTGGATATTTACTTCAAGCCGGGCATCTCTACCAAGGAGATCGCGAGAAAGACGCTGCTGCCGCTGCCGATTGTGGCGGCCATCAAGAAAGAGTTCATCAAGGCGGGGCTGATCGAACAAAACCGGGGAGTCAACTGCACTGCGAGAGGGATGCGGTTCGTCGAGCATACGATGGGTTACGGGCATCTGAACCGGAGCTTGTATCAGCGGTTGAAGCAGGAGCAATGGCATCCGGAAGATCTGCGCGGCATGATGTCGAAGCTCGAAGGCGTTTTTGAGAACCGTCCCCAGGTCGATGTCACGATCGACCAATCACGCTGCACGCTGGAGACGAGCATGAAGCGGGCCGTGCTGGCGCTTCAGCACGAAGTTCTTATCGGGCGGGATATCGTCTGTCTGGGGGATGATGACCTCGTCAGTGTCTCGTTGGCGTTTCTCCTCAAGCAGCTGTTTCGGCAAAATCCGCATAAATCCAATACCCGCATTCATGTGTTCGAAATTGACAAACGCATTATCAGCTACGTGAACTATGTGGCGGAAACCGAAAATTTACCGATAGTGTGCTACGAAATGGATTTTCGCGAACAGCTCCCGCCTGAATTTTTGCGGCGTTTTGATTGCGTTTTCACCGATCCTCCTTATACGCTGCAAGGAATGTCTTTATTTGTCTCGCGCGGCGTCCAATTGCTGAAGCAGGAGATCGGGCTGCCCATTTTTCTGTCGTTCGCCCACAAATCGCCTGACTTCGCTTTGGAGATGCAGCGCGAATTTACGCGAATGGGCTTGCTTGTCACGAGCGTGCTCCCGCGCTTCAATCAATATCTCGGGGCGGAAATTATAGGTAACACAAGCCAGATGATTGTGTTACAATCTACGGAAGAGACGAAGGAGAGCATTGCGTGTGATTACCGGGACGCCCTCTATACGGGAGAAGTAAGACGCACGATTCGCGCCTATGAATGCAAACGTTGCAGCCTTGTGACCGAGGTTGGCTTTCAAATGCAATGGCAAACGATTGAACAGCTGAAACAAAAGGGCTGCCCGAGCTGCCGCCATGACTCCTTCGAGCTGATTCAAAAAAAGAACGCATAA
- a CDS encoding GNAT family N-acetyltransferase, with protein MPIRQIEPDDIAVIAQFETDISVISFGEEAITDPRFHVRKLEKALHYERKGMLVLEVDGNVAGWMWITPRENSVTKQMYANFKSFYIAEPYRGTAYVDELFEAGMTYCKREGTERIIGKVHVSNLPMRLLYKKYGFKPTHLTMEWFSGEADD; from the coding sequence ATGCCGATTAGACAGATCGAGCCGGATGATATTGCGGTTATCGCTCAATTTGAAACGGATATTTCCGTTATCTCATTCGGGGAGGAGGCGATAACCGATCCCCGCTTTCATGTCAGGAAGCTGGAAAAAGCGCTTCACTACGAAAGAAAAGGAATGTTGGTGCTGGAGGTTGACGGAAATGTCGCAGGCTGGATGTGGATTACGCCGCGCGAAAACTCGGTCACGAAACAGATGTACGCGAATTTCAAAAGCTTCTATATCGCAGAGCCCTACCGCGGCACCGCCTATGTGGATGAGCTGTTCGAGGCGGGCATGACGTATTGCAAGAGGGAGGGAACCGAGCGCATCATCGGAAAGGTGCATGTGAGCAATTTGCCGATGAGGCTGCTGTACAAGAAGTACGGCTTCAAGCCGACGCATCTGACGATGGAATGGTTCTCCGGTGAAGCAGATGATTAA
- a CDS encoding HAD-IIIC family phosphatase, producing the protein MIKCIVWDLDDTLWEGTLREDEAGIRLQPEMASILDTLDRRGILHSIASRNRWEQVKDKLEQLGIAHYFLSPQCHFDSKAASIERIAQELNIGLDAMAFIDNDPFERFEVNFYVPEVRTYAAEQYRELPGYSEFQAGELTEEAANRRQYMQARRLREEARKAHKGSREQFLKECGMKLRIQVAREEDYPRVVELSRRTNQMNSLLERVDFPFVESYCAQDNHYLYVARLEDRFGAHGLIGTCFASAADDGIDINLFCISCRIEGRGIASAFLYTVLQRLERQLPQAAAARCRLVSRQRNLPARLLLEMLGFKKTATENEQSVYMLQLPLPRRAFDWLEIGE; encoded by the coding sequence ATGATTAAATGTATCGTATGGGATCTGGACGATACGCTGTGGGAAGGAACGCTGAGGGAAGACGAGGCCGGCATCAGGCTGCAGCCGGAGATGGCAAGCATCCTTGATACGCTGGATCGGCGCGGGATTCTGCACAGCATCGCCAGCCGTAACCGGTGGGAGCAAGTGAAGGACAAGCTCGAGCAGTTGGGCATCGCCCATTATTTCTTGTCCCCGCAATGTCATTTCGATTCCAAGGCGGCGAGCATCGAGCGGATTGCCCAGGAACTGAACATCGGCTTGGATGCTATGGCCTTTATCGACAATGATCCGTTCGAGCGCTTCGAAGTGAACTTTTATGTGCCGGAGGTGCGCACCTATGCCGCCGAGCAATATCGGGAGCTTCCCGGTTATTCGGAATTCCAGGCAGGCGAGTTGACCGAAGAAGCGGCCAACCGGCGGCAGTACATGCAGGCGCGCCGCCTGCGGGAGGAAGCTCGCAAAGCCCATAAGGGCAGCCGGGAGCAATTTTTGAAGGAATGCGGGATGAAGCTGCGGATCCAAGTGGCCCGGGAAGAAGATTACCCGAGGGTAGTCGAACTGTCTCGCCGCACGAACCAGATGAACAGCCTGTTGGAACGGGTTGACTTTCCTTTCGTCGAATCGTATTGCGCTCAGGATAACCATTACTTGTATGTGGCCAGGCTGGAGGACCGGTTCGGCGCGCACGGGCTGATCGGTACCTGCTTCGCGAGCGCAGCCGATGACGGGATCGACATCAATCTGTTTTGCATCTCCTGCCGGATTGAAGGCCGGGGCATCGCTTCCGCCTTTTTGTACACCGTCCTGCAACGGCTGGAGCGACAGCTGCCGCAGGCGGCCGCGGCGCGCTGCCGGTTAGTCAGCCGGCAACGGAATCTGCCGGCGAGACTGCTGCTGGAGATGCTGGGCTTCAAGAAAACGGCTACGGAGAATGAGCAATCCGTCTATATGCTGCAGCTCCCGCTCCCGCGGAGGGCATTCGATTGGCTCGAGATAGGAGAATAG
- a CDS encoding acyl carrier protein, with protein sequence MNRDAIEHEIAEIIQNMLKLPVVDTDTVLIGETGILDSMTVMRLLAEVERRFDFTLDEDDLTLDSISSVKRLAEWVIHSKQAGQ encoded by the coding sequence ATGAACCGCGATGCGATTGAACATGAAATTGCCGAGATCATTCAGAATATGCTCAAGCTGCCTGTTGTCGATACGGATACCGTCTTAATTGGCGAGACCGGAATTTTGGACTCTATGACCGTGATGAGACTGCTTGCGGAAGTAGAAAGGCGGTTTGATTTTACGCTGGACGAAGACGATTTGACGCTGGATTCCATCAGCAGCGTCAAGCGTCTGGCGGAGTGGGTCATTCACAGCAAGCAGGCAGGCCAATAA